The following proteins are co-located in the Pseudomonas sp. DY-1 genome:
- a CDS encoding STAS domain-containing protein gives MAITSMPSDDGQELTITIQGRFDFGAHQEFRDAYERVNFTPKRYVVDLKGTTYLDSSALGMLLLLRDHAGGERAQIRLANCNPDVRKILAISNFEQLFQIA, from the coding sequence ATGGCCATCACCTCGATGCCCTCAGACGATGGGCAGGAGCTGACCATCACTATCCAGGGACGTTTCGATTTCGGCGCCCACCAGGAATTCCGCGACGCCTACGAGCGCGTCAATTTCACCCCCAAGCGCTACGTCGTGGATCTCAAGGGCACCACCTACCTCGACAGCTCCGCACTTGGCATGCTGTTGCTGCTGCGTGACCACGCCGGTGGCGAGCGTGCCCAGATTCGCCTTGCCAATTGCAACCCCGACGTCCGCAAAATCCTCGCCATCTCCAACTTCGAACAACTGTTCCAGATCGCCTGA
- a CDS encoding sigma-54 dependent transcriptional regulator codes for MWRETKILLIDDNSDRRRDFAVILNFLGEEYLDCASHDWRDVTGSLNSSRDVLCVMLGEVSAKGGVLELIKQLLAWDEFLPVLLIGDQPQMDWPEDLRRRLLTNLEMPPSYNKLLDSLHRAQVYREMYDHARERGRQREPNLFRSLVGTSRAIQQVRQMMQQVADTDASVLILGESGTGKEVVARNLHYHSKRREAPFVPVNCGAIPAELLESELFGHEKGAFTGAITSRAGRFELANGGTLFLDEIGDMPLPMQVKLLRVLQERTFERVGSNKTQNVDVRIIAATHKNLEQMIEAGSFREDLYYRLNVFPIEMAPLRERVEDIPLLINELISRMEHEKRGSIRFNSAAIMSLCNHDWPGNVRELANLVERMAIMHPYGVIGVSELPKKFRHVDDEDEQLKASLREEIEERSAIGAGLPGVASPALLPPEGLDLKDYLGNLEQGLIQQALDDASGVVARAAERLRIRRTTLVEKMRKYGMSRRDEELAEE; via the coding sequence ATGTGGCGTGAAACCAAGATTCTGCTGATCGACGACAATAGCGATCGCCGCCGCGACTTCGCGGTGATCCTGAATTTCCTCGGGGAAGAGTACCTGGACTGTGCCAGCCACGACTGGCGCGACGTGACGGGTTCCCTGAACTCCAGCCGTGACGTTCTTTGCGTCATGCTCGGCGAGGTGAGTGCCAAGGGTGGCGTGCTCGAGCTGATCAAGCAGTTGCTGGCTTGGGACGAGTTCCTGCCAGTGCTGCTGATCGGTGACCAGCCCCAGATGGATTGGCCGGAAGATTTGCGCCGTCGCCTGCTGACCAACCTGGAGATGCCGCCCAGCTACAACAAGCTGCTCGACTCCCTGCATCGCGCCCAGGTCTATCGCGAAATGTACGATCACGCCCGCGAGCGTGGCCGCCAGCGCGAACCCAACCTGTTCCGCAGCCTGGTAGGCACCAGCCGCGCCATTCAACAAGTCCGGCAGATGATGCAGCAGGTGGCCGATACCGACGCCAGCGTGCTGATTCTTGGTGAGTCCGGCACCGGCAAGGAAGTTGTGGCGCGTAACCTTCACTACCATTCCAAGCGTCGCGAAGCCCCGTTCGTACCGGTCAATTGCGGCGCCATTCCGGCAGAGCTGCTGGAAAGCGAACTCTTCGGTCATGAGAAGGGGGCCTTCACTGGCGCCATCACCAGCCGGGCAGGGCGCTTCGAGCTGGCCAACGGCGGCACCCTGTTCCTCGACGAGATCGGCGACATGCCGCTGCCGATGCAGGTCAAGCTGCTGCGGGTGCTGCAAGAACGTACCTTCGAGCGCGTGGGTAGCAACAAGACCCAGAATGTCGATGTGCGCATCATCGCTGCCACCCACAAGAACCTCGAGCAGATGATCGAGGCGGGCAGCTTCCGCGAAGATCTCTACTACCGTCTCAATGTCTTCCCCATCGAGATGGCGCCGCTGCGCGAGCGGGTGGAAGACATTCCGCTGCTGATCAACGAGCTCATCTCGCGTATGGAGCACGAGAAGCGCGGTTCGATTCGCTTCAATTCCGCCGCCATCATGTCCCTGTGCAACCACGACTGGCCGGGCAACGTCCGTGAACTGGCGAACCTGGTGGAGCGCATGGCGATCATGCATCCCTATGGCGTCATCGGCGTCAGCGAACTGCCGAAGAAATTCCGCCATGTGGATGACGAGGATGAGCAGCTCAAGGCCAGTTTGCGCGAGGAAATCGAAGAGCGTTCGGCCATCGGCGCCGGCCTACCCGGCGTTGCCTCGCCGGCGCTGCTGCCGCCCGAGGGGCTGGATCTCAAGGACTACCTCGGCAACCTCGAGCAAGGTCTGATCCAGCAGGCGCTGGACGACGCCTCCGGCGTAGTGGCCCGTGCCGCCGAGCGCCTGCGTATCCGCCGCACCACCCTGGTGGAGAAGATGCGAAAGTACGGCATGAGCCGTCGCGACGAGGAATTGGCGGAAGAATAA
- the fliE gene encoding flagellar hook-basal body complex protein FliE: MSQGVEFNRLMLEMRSMQMDAMARAKPAPVAAPEAGAPSFADMLGKAVDKVSETQKASTDMATAFEVGQKGVDLTDVMIASQKASVSFEAMTQVRNKLVQAYQDIMQMPV, from the coding sequence ATGAGCCAGGGTGTTGAGTTCAATCGCCTGATGTTGGAAATGCGCTCCATGCAGATGGACGCAATGGCCCGTGCCAAGCCTGCCCCTGTGGCAGCCCCCGAGGCCGGTGCGCCGAGCTTCGCCGACATGCTCGGCAAGGCGGTCGACAAGGTTTCGGAAACCCAGAAGGCTTCCACCGACATGGCCACCGCATTCGAGGTCGGTCAGAAGGGTGTCGATCTCACCGATGTCATGATCGCCTCGCAGAAAGCCAGCGTGTCCTTCGAGGCCATGACCCAGGTGCGGAACAAACTGGTCCAGGCCTACCAAGACATCATGCAGATGCCGGTTTGA
- the fliG gene encoding flagellar motor switch protein FliG: MSDNRAPAKLNKVDKAAILLLSLGETDAAQVLRHMGPKEVQRVGVAMAQMRNIHREQVEQVMSEFVEIVGDQTSLGVGADGYIRKMLTQALGEDKANNLIDRILLGGSTSGLDSLKWMEPRAVADVIRYEHPQIQAIVVAYLDPDQAAEVLSHFDHKVRLDIVLRVSSLNTVQPSALKELNLILEKQFAGNASTTRTTMGGVKRAADIMNFLDSSVEGQLMDSIREVDEDLSTQIEDLMFVFDNLADVDDRGIQALLREVSSDVLVLALKGSDDAIKEKVFKNMSKRAAELLRDDLEAKGPVRVSDVESAQKEILTIARRMAEAGEIVLGGKGGEEMI; this comes from the coding sequence ATGAGTGATAACCGCGCTCCCGCCAAGCTGAACAAGGTCGACAAGGCCGCCATTCTGCTGCTGTCCCTGGGCGAGACCGACGCCGCCCAGGTGCTCCGTCACATGGGGCCGAAGGAAGTGCAGCGGGTCGGCGTCGCCATGGCACAGATGCGCAATATCCATCGCGAACAGGTGGAACAGGTGATGAGCGAGTTCGTCGAGATCGTCGGCGACCAGACCAGCCTGGGCGTCGGTGCCGATGGCTACATCCGCAAGATGCTCACCCAGGCCCTAGGTGAGGACAAGGCCAACAACCTGATCGACCGCATCTTGCTAGGCGGCAGCACCAGTGGCCTGGACAGCCTGAAGTGGATGGAGCCGCGTGCCGTGGCCGACGTGATCCGCTACGAGCACCCGCAGATCCAGGCCATCGTGGTCGCCTATCTCGACCCGGACCAGGCCGCCGAAGTGCTCAGCCACTTCGACCACAAGGTCCGCTTGGACATCGTCCTGCGCGTGTCGTCGCTCAATACCGTGCAACCGTCCGCGCTCAAGGAACTCAACCTGATCCTCGAGAAGCAGTTCGCCGGCAACGCCAGCACCACCCGCACCACCATGGGCGGCGTGAAGCGCGCGGCGGACATCATGAACTTCCTCGACAGCTCGGTCGAGGGCCAACTGATGGACTCCATCCGCGAAGTGGACGAGGACCTCTCTACGCAGATCGAAGATCTCATGTTCGTCTTCGATAACCTGGCCGACGTCGATGACCGCGGCATCCAGGCGCTGCTGCGCGAAGTGTCCTCCGACGTGCTGGTCCTGGCTCTCAAGGGCTCGGACGACGCGATCAAGGAGAAGGTCTTCAAGAACATGTCCAAGCGCGCGGCCGAGCTGCTGCGCGACGACCTGGAAGCCAAGGGCCCGGTGCGTGTCAGCGACGTCGAGTCGGCGCAGAAGGAAATCCTCACCATCGCCCGCCGTATGGCCGAAGCCGGGGAAATCGTCCTCGGCGGCAAGGGCGGCGAAGAAATGATCTGA
- the fliH gene encoding flagellar assembly protein FliH: MANKDSASELIRAKDVNVFDRWSLPSFDPDAPQPAEPEEPLAAAAPEPEPESQIEEVPVEDVKPLTLDELEAIRQDAYNEGFATGERDGFHAGQLKARQEAEAAVNARLAQLDALMGHLLDPIAEQDRQIEESLVHLTSLITRQVIQRELRMDSGQIRHVLREALKLLPMGASNVRIHINPQDFEQVKALRERHEESWRILEDEALEPGGCRVETEHSRIDASIETRLNLAMKQLFEQQREQKVHPPSADLVVDLDSPDSLDHAY; this comes from the coding sequence ATGGCCAACAAGGATTCGGCAAGCGAACTGATCCGCGCCAAGGACGTCAACGTCTTCGATCGCTGGTCGCTGCCCAGTTTCGATCCGGACGCCCCGCAACCCGCCGAGCCGGAAGAGCCGTTGGCTGCGGCGGCGCCTGAGCCGGAGCCTGAATCGCAGATCGAGGAAGTGCCGGTCGAGGACGTCAAGCCGCTGACGCTGGACGAGCTCGAGGCCATTCGCCAGGACGCCTACAACGAAGGCTTCGCCACCGGCGAGCGCGACGGTTTCCATGCCGGCCAGCTCAAGGCCCGTCAGGAAGCGGAGGCTGCCGTGAATGCCCGACTGGCCCAGCTCGACGCGCTGATGGGGCACTTGCTGGACCCCATCGCCGAGCAGGACCGGCAGATCGAGGAGTCCCTGGTGCACCTCACCAGTCTGATCACCCGCCAGGTGATTCAGCGCGAGCTGCGCATGGATTCCGGACAGATCCGCCATGTGCTGCGCGAGGCGCTGAAGCTGCTGCCGATGGGCGCCAGCAACGTGCGCATCCACATCAACCCGCAGGACTTCGAACAGGTGAAGGCCCTGCGCGAACGCCATGAAGAAAGCTGGCGCATCCTCGAAGACGAAGCGCTTGAGCCCGGCGGCTGCCGGGTCGAGACCGAACATTCGCGCATCGACGCCAGCATCGAGACGCGCCTGAACCTGGCCATGAAGCAGCTCTTCGAGCAACAACGCGAGCAGAAGGTCCATCCGCCATCGGCCGATCTGGTGGTCGACCTGGACTCTCCGGACAGCCTCGATCATGCGTATTGA
- the fliI gene encoding flagellar protein export ATPase FliI has product MRIERASFAKRLAGYNDVIDLPSQPMVEGRLLRMVGLTLEAEGLRAPVGSRCLVINDDSYHPVQVEAEVMGFAGSKIYLMPVGSLSGIAPGARVVPLPDTGRLPMGMSMLGRVLDGAGRALDGKGGMKAEDWVPMDGPTINPLKRHPISEPLDVGIRSINSLLTVGRGQRLGLFAGTGVGKSVLLGMMTRFTEAEIIVVGLIGERGREVKEFIEHILGEEGLKRSVVVASPADDAPLMRLRAAMYCTRIAEYFRDKGKNVLLLMDSLTRFAQAQREIALAIGEPPATKGYPPSVFAKLPKLVERAGNAEQGGGSITAFYTVLSEGDDQQDPIADSARGVLDGHFVLSRRLAEEGHYPAIDIEASISRVMPQVVSPEHMKMAQRFKQLWSRYQQSRDLISVGAYVAGGDPDTDLAIARQPAMSAFLRQGLDESESLPQSAQRLAAALGIQG; this is encoded by the coding sequence ATGCGTATTGAGCGCGCCAGCTTCGCCAAGCGGCTGGCGGGTTACAACGATGTCATCGATCTGCCTTCGCAACCCATGGTGGAAGGCCGCCTACTGCGTATGGTGGGGCTCACCCTGGAGGCCGAGGGTTTACGCGCACCAGTGGGCAGTCGCTGCCTGGTAATCAACGACGACAGCTATCACCCGGTGCAGGTGGAAGCTGAAGTGATGGGCTTTGCCGGAAGCAAGATCTACCTGATGCCGGTGGGCAGCCTTTCCGGCATTGCCCCGGGCGCCCGCGTCGTACCACTGCCGGATACCGGCCGCCTGCCCATGGGAATGTCCATGCTTGGCCGCGTGCTCGATGGCGCCGGTCGCGCCCTGGATGGCAAGGGTGGCATGAAGGCTGAAGACTGGGTGCCGATGGACGGCCCCACCATCAACCCGCTCAAGCGCCACCCCATTAGCGAGCCGCTGGATGTGGGCATTCGTTCAATCAATTCGTTGCTTACCGTCGGCCGTGGCCAGCGGCTCGGCCTGTTCGCCGGTACCGGCGTGGGCAAGAGCGTGCTGCTCGGCATGATGACCCGCTTCACCGAGGCGGAAATCATCGTCGTCGGCCTGATCGGTGAACGGGGTCGCGAAGTGAAGGAGTTCATCGAGCACATCCTCGGTGAAGAAGGCCTCAAACGTTCCGTGGTCGTGGCGTCCCCGGCGGACGATGCGCCGCTGATGCGCCTGCGTGCCGCCATGTACTGCACCCGAATTGCCGAGTACTTCCGCGACAAAGGCAAGAACGTCCTGTTGCTGATGGACTCCCTGACCCGTTTTGCCCAGGCCCAGCGCGAAATCGCCCTGGCCATTGGCGAGCCGCCGGCCACCAAGGGCTATCCGCCATCAGTATTTGCCAAACTGCCGAAGCTGGTGGAGCGCGCCGGCAATGCCGAACAGGGTGGTGGATCGATCACGGCCTTCTACACCGTGCTCTCCGAAGGCGACGACCAGCAGGATCCGATTGCGGACTCCGCGCGCGGCGTACTCGACGGCCACTTCGTGCTATCCCGCCGCCTGGCCGAGGAGGGCCACTACCCGGCCATCGACATCGAGGCGTCCATCAGCCGGGTTATGCCCCAGGTGGTCAGCCCCGAACACATGAAGATGGCCCAGCGCTTCAAGCAGCTCTGGTCGCGCTACCAGCAGAGCCGTGACTTGATCAGCGTGGGCGCCTACGTCGCAGGCGGCGACCCTGATACCGACCTGGCCATCGCTCGCCAGCCGGCCATGAGTGCCTTTCTGCGCCAGGGCCTCGACGAGAGCGAGAGCCTTCCCCAGAGCGCCCAGCGTCTTGCGGCAGCCCTGGGTATCCAGGGCTGA
- a CDS encoding flagellar protein FliT — MNASVQRLEATGSALRDALARQDWAAIGELDQLCRQAVDDAMVDAVDDVEVLGARMQELLSLYRELVEICQAEQQRIACELVQINQAQQGAKVYKLFG; from the coding sequence ATGAATGCATCAGTCCAGCGTCTTGAAGCAACCGGCAGCGCCCTGCGCGATGCCTTGGCTCGCCAGGACTGGGCAGCCATCGGTGAGCTGGACCAGCTCTGCCGCCAGGCCGTCGATGACGCCATGGTCGATGCCGTGGACGATGTCGAGGTACTCGGCGCTCGCATGCAGGAGCTGCTGTCGCTCTACCGTGAACTGGTGGAGATCTGCCAGGCCGAACAGCAGCGCATTGCCTGCGAGCTGGTTCAGATCAATCAGGCTCAGCAGGGCGCCAAGGTCTACAAGTTGTTCGGCTGA
- a CDS encoding PAS domain-containing sensor histidine kinase translates to MSQAVTPAQNPENAPAEQASRAGLEQAFALFNQMSAQLSESYSMLEARVTELKGQLALVSAQRMQELAEKERLANRLQSLLDLLPGGVIVIDGQGVVREANPVARNLLGQPLVGMLWREVIARNFAPREDDGHEISLKDGRRLSIATRSLNAEPGQLVLLTDLTETRRLQDQLSRHERLSALGRMVASLAHQIRTPLSAALLYASHLTQQVLPTDQQQRFAGRLKERLHELEHQVRDMLVFARGELPLPDRLAPSAVFSALRASAESHVEGKEVRWQCDLTGGEVLCNRDTLVGAMLNLIENANQAAGRDLRLKVHLYRRGGDLRLSISDNGPGIDAATLARLGEPFFTTKTTGTGLGLAVVKAVARAHQGELKLRSRPGRGTCATLVLPLIPAAQSVTQE, encoded by the coding sequence ATGAGCCAGGCAGTAACCCCCGCACAGAATCCGGAAAACGCCCCCGCTGAGCAGGCCAGCCGCGCCGGCCTTGAGCAGGCGTTCGCGCTGTTCAACCAGATGTCGGCTCAGCTCAGTGAGTCCTACAGCATGCTGGAGGCGCGAGTCACTGAACTGAAGGGGCAGTTGGCCCTGGTCAGTGCCCAGCGGATGCAGGAGCTGGCGGAGAAGGAACGCCTGGCCAACCGCCTGCAAAGCCTGCTCGACCTGCTACCGGGTGGCGTCATCGTGATCGATGGGCAGGGTGTGGTGCGGGAAGCCAACCCGGTGGCGCGCAACCTGCTTGGCCAGCCCCTGGTCGGCATGCTCTGGCGCGAAGTGATCGCTCGTAACTTTGCCCCGCGTGAAGACGACGGCCATGAAATCTCCCTCAAGGACGGCCGCCGCCTTTCCATTGCCACTCGCTCCCTGAATGCCGAACCCGGCCAGTTGGTCTTGCTCACAGACCTGACGGAAACCCGTCGCCTGCAGGATCAGCTGTCCCGTCATGAGCGTCTTTCCGCCCTGGGGCGCATGGTCGCCTCCCTGGCCCATCAGATTCGGACGCCGCTTTCTGCGGCCTTGCTCTATGCCAGCCACCTGACCCAGCAGGTCTTGCCGACGGATCAGCAGCAGCGGTTTGCCGGGCGCCTGAAAGAGCGCCTGCATGAGCTGGAGCACCAGGTCCGCGACATGCTTGTGTTTGCGCGCGGCGAACTGCCGCTGCCGGATCGCCTGGCACCATCTGCCGTGTTCTCCGCACTGCGCGCCTCGGCGGAGTCCCATGTGGAAGGCAAGGAAGTGCGCTGGCAGTGCGATCTGACCGGGGGAGAGGTGCTGTGCAATCGCGACACCCTGGTGGGCGCGATGCTCAATCTGATCGAGAACGCCAACCAGGCCGCAGGACGTGATCTGCGTCTCAAGGTCCACCTCTATAGGCGCGGCGGCGACTTGCGGCTGTCCATCAGTGACAACGGCCCGGGCATCGACGCCGCTACCCTGGCGCGCCTGGGCGAACCCTTTTTCACCACCAAGACCACCGGTACCGGCCTCGGGCTGGCTGTGGTCAAAGCGGTGGCGCGTGCCCATCAGGGCGAGCTGAAGTTGCGCTCGCGACCCGGTCGCGGTACCTGCGCCACCCTGGTCCTGCCGCTGATTCCCGCGGCGCAGTCGGTTACACAGGAGTAA
- a CDS encoding sigma-54 dependent transcriptional regulator encodes MTAKILLVEDDRALREALADTLLIGGYDFRAVDCAETALVALGEESFGLMVSDVNMPGMDGHQLLAVVRQRFPQLPVLLMTAFGAVERAVDAMRQGAADYLVKPFEPNTLLDLVARHALGRVTQLTSDGPVALEPASRQLLELAARVARSDSTVLISGESGTGKEVLAQYIHQQSTRANGPFIAINCAAIPDNMLEATLFGHEKGAFTGAIASAPGKFEMADGGTILLDEISEMPLGLQAKLLRVLQEREVERVGARRPISLDIRVLATTNRDLAGEVAAGRFREDLYYRLSVFPLAWRPLRERPADILPLAERLLAKHVKKMNHAAVRFSVEAHAALLAHGWPGNVRELDNAVQRALILQQGGLIQPHDLCLTAPIGMAIIPAMPTVTSLPIAAPVVSLPVAAMPAEAPSALGDDLRRHEFQMIIDTLRSERGRRKEAAERLGISPRTLRYKLAQMRDAGMDVEAYLYAS; translated from the coding sequence ATGACTGCCAAAATTCTGCTGGTCGAAGATGACCGCGCCCTGCGTGAAGCCCTGGCGGACACGCTGCTGATCGGTGGTTACGACTTCCGCGCCGTGGACTGTGCCGAAACCGCGCTGGTGGCACTGGGTGAAGAGTCCTTCGGCCTGATGGTGAGCGACGTCAACATGCCCGGCATGGACGGCCACCAGTTGCTCGCCGTCGTTCGCCAGCGTTTCCCGCAGCTTCCGGTATTGCTGATGACTGCATTCGGCGCGGTGGAGCGAGCGGTGGATGCCATGCGTCAGGGCGCCGCCGACTACCTGGTAAAACCGTTCGAACCCAACACCCTGCTGGACCTTGTGGCGCGCCATGCGCTGGGGCGTGTAACCCAGCTCACCAGCGATGGTCCGGTCGCCCTGGAGCCGGCCAGCCGTCAATTGCTGGAACTGGCCGCTCGTGTGGCGCGCAGTGACTCCACAGTGCTCATCTCGGGCGAGTCTGGCACTGGCAAGGAGGTGCTGGCGCAGTACATCCACCAGCAGTCGACCCGTGCCAACGGCCCCTTCATCGCCATCAACTGCGCGGCGATTCCGGACAACATGCTCGAAGCCACTCTGTTCGGTCACGAGAAGGGTGCCTTCACAGGCGCAATTGCCAGTGCTCCGGGCAAGTTCGAGATGGCCGATGGCGGCACCATCCTGCTCGACGAGATTTCCGAAATGCCATTGGGCCTGCAGGCCAAGTTGTTGCGGGTACTGCAAGAGCGCGAAGTGGAAAGGGTCGGCGCGCGCAGGCCGATCAGCCTGGATATCCGCGTGCTCGCCACCACTAACCGCGACCTCGCCGGGGAAGTGGCGGCGGGGCGTTTCCGTGAAGACCTCTATTACCGCCTTTCGGTTTTCCCGCTGGCTTGGCGCCCGCTGCGGGAACGTCCGGCGGATATCCTGCCGCTGGCCGAGCGCCTGCTTGCGAAACACGTCAAAAAAATGAATCACGCTGCCGTGCGCTTCTCCGTCGAAGCTCATGCGGCCCTGCTGGCCCATGGTTGGCCGGGCAACGTCCGCGAGTTGGACAACGCCGTGCAGCGCGCGCTGATCCTGCAGCAGGGCGGGCTCATCCAGCCCCACGACCTGTGCCTGACCGCGCCTATCGGCATGGCCATCATCCCGGCCATGCCGACAGTGACGTCGCTTCCGATTGCCGCCCCCGTGGTATCGCTACCGGTTGCCGCAATGCCTGCCGAGGCGCCAAGCGCGCTGGGCGATGACCTGCGCCGCCATGAGTTCCAGATGATCATCGACACTCTGCGTTCCGAGCGTGGCCGTCGTAAGGAAGCTGCGGAGCGTCTCGGCATCAGTCCGCGTACGCTGCGCTACAAGCTGGCCCAGATGCGCGACGCCGGAATGGATGTAGAGGCCTACCTTTACGCCAGCTGA
- the fliJ gene encoding flagellar export protein FliJ produces the protein MSRNRAARLAPVVEMAERAEREAARMLGRCQAQVTQAEMKLGELERYRSDYQQQWIEEGRRGVSGQWLMNYQRFLSQLESAIGQQLQSVKWHRENLDKARAAWQQRYARLEGLRKLVQRYLDEARAAEDKREQKLLDELVQRLPARGEE, from the coding sequence ATGTCACGCAATCGGGCGGCGCGCCTGGCGCCGGTGGTCGAAATGGCCGAGCGCGCCGAGCGTGAAGCCGCGCGCATGCTCGGTCGCTGTCAGGCGCAGGTCACTCAGGCGGAGATGAAACTGGGCGAGTTGGAGCGCTATCGCTCCGACTACCAGCAGCAATGGATCGAGGAAGGGCGGCGCGGTGTTTCCGGCCAATGGCTGATGAACTACCAGCGCTTCCTGTCGCAGCTCGAATCCGCCATCGGCCAGCAGTTGCAGAGCGTCAAATGGCACCGCGAGAACCTCGACAAGGCCCGCGCGGCCTGGCAACAGCGCTATGCGCGTCTCGAGGGGCTGCGCAAGCTGGTGCAGCGTTACCTCGACGAGGCCCGGGCAGCCGAGGACAAGCGCGAGCAGAAGCTGCTGGACGAACTGGTGCAACGCTTGCCCGCCAGAGGTGAGGAGTAG
- the fliF gene encoding flagellar basal-body MS-ring/collar protein FliF → MAEAAVAKVPAKADAPEAQGEKKPLFGLSFLENLSQMSMLRQVGLLVGLAASVAIGFAVVLWSQQPDYRPLYGSLSGMDANQVVETLGAADIPYKIEPNSGALLVKSDDLARARMKLAAAGVAPSDNTVGFEILDKEQGLGTSQFMEATRYRRGLEGELARTISSLNNVKGARVHLAIPKSSVFVRDERKPTASVLVELYPGRSLEPSQVMAIVNLVATSVPELEKSQVTVVDQKGNLLSDQQELSELTMAGKQFDYTRRMETLYTQRVHSILQPVLGNGRYKAEVSADVDFSAVESTSEMYNPDQPALRSEQKLAEERQNNGGPQGVPGALSNQPPAPGAAPQQATGSATAGVQPGQPLLDDNGQQIIDPATGKPMLAPYPTDKRDQTTRNFELDRSISYTKQQQGRLRRLSVAVVLDDQVKVDPQTGETTRVPWTADEIARFTRLVQDSVGYDASRGDSVSVINTAFMNDSGEEVIDIPFYTQPWFWDVVKQVLGVLFILVLVFGVLRPVLNNISGTGKSRDLDGGRGDADLGEMGLSGELSDDRVSLGGPQSILLPSPSDGYDAQLNAIKSLVAEDPGRVALVVKEWINADE, encoded by the coding sequence ATGGCTGAAGCCGCTGTTGCAAAGGTTCCTGCCAAGGCTGATGCGCCGGAAGCGCAGGGAGAGAAGAAGCCGCTGTTCGGCCTGTCCTTCCTGGAAAACCTCTCGCAGATGAGCATGCTGCGTCAGGTTGGCCTCCTGGTTGGCCTGGCCGCCAGTGTCGCCATCGGCTTTGCCGTGGTGCTCTGGTCGCAGCAGCCGGACTATCGCCCGCTGTACGGCAGTTTGTCCGGGATGGACGCAAACCAGGTGGTGGAAACCCTGGGGGCGGCCGACATCCCTTACAAGATCGAGCCCAACTCCGGCGCCCTGCTGGTCAAGTCAGACGACCTGGCCCGTGCCCGCATGAAGCTCGCCGCCGCTGGTGTTGCGCCGAGCGACAATACTGTCGGCTTCGAGATCCTCGACAAGGAACAGGGCCTCGGTACCAGCCAGTTCATGGAGGCCACCCGCTATCGCCGCGGTCTGGAAGGAGAGCTGGCACGCACCATTTCCAGCCTGAACAACGTCAAGGGCGCGCGTGTGCACCTGGCCATTCCGAAGAGCTCGGTGTTCGTCCGTGACGAGCGCAAGCCAACCGCTTCGGTTCTGGTCGAACTCTATCCGGGCCGCTCCCTTGAGCCGAGCCAGGTAATGGCGATCGTCAACCTGGTGGCGACCAGCGTGCCGGAACTGGAGAAGTCGCAGGTCACCGTCGTCGACCAGAAAGGCAACCTGCTGTCCGACCAGCAGGAACTGTCCGAGCTGACTATGGCCGGCAAGCAGTTCGACTACACCCGTCGTATGGAAACCCTGTACACCCAGCGCGTGCACAGCATCCTGCAGCCGGTGCTGGGCAATGGCCGCTACAAGGCGGAAGTATCCGCGGACGTGGATTTCAGCGCGGTCGAATCCACCTCCGAAATGTACAACCCGGATCAACCGGCCCTGCGCAGCGAGCAGAAGCTCGCCGAAGAGCGCCAGAACAACGGCGGTCCGCAAGGCGTGCCGGGTGCGCTGTCCAACCAGCCACCGGCGCCGGGCGCCGCACCCCAGCAAGCCACCGGGTCAGCAACGGCCGGCGTGCAGCCGGGACAGCCGCTGCTGGATGACAACGGCCAGCAGATCATCGACCCAGCCACTGGCAAGCCGATGCTCGCGCCGTACCCGACAGACAAGCGCGATCAGACCACCCGCAACTTCGAGCTGGACCGTTCCATCAGTTACACCAAGCAGCAGCAGGGCCGCCTGCGCCGGCTTTCCGTCGCGGTGGTGCTGGACGATCAGGTGAAGGTCGACCCACAGACTGGCGAAACCACGCGAGTGCCCTGGACCGCCGACGAGATTGCTCGCTTCACCCGGCTGGTGCAGGACTCGGTGGGCTACGACGCCAGCCGTGGCGATAGCGTCAGCGTGATCAACACCGCCTTCATGAACGACAGCGGCGAAGAAGTCATCGACATTCCCTTCTACACCCAGCCCTGGTTCTGGGATGTGGTGAAGCAAGTGCTGGGCGTGCTCTTCATCCTGGTGCTGGTATTCGGTGTGCTGCGCCCGGTGCTGAACAACATCAGTGGCACCGGCAAGTCCAGGGACCTGGACGGCGGTCGCGGCGATGCCGACCTGGGCGAGATGGGGCTATCGGGCGAGCTGTCGGATGACCGCGTCAGCCTGGGCGGCCCGCAAAGCATCCTCCTGCCCAGCCCGAGCGACGGGTATGATGCGCAGCTCAACGCCATCAAGAGCCTGGTGGCCGAAGATCCTGGCCGTGTGGCCCTGGTAGTCAAAGAGTGGATCAACGCCGATGAGTGA